The genomic stretch CCATAAGCTAACAAGGAAAAGTCAAGAATAAGTTCAAGGGAAAAGTCAAAAACTAAGAATGCTCCTCTGCTGCCATCCGTGGAGATTGCCTATAAAGGCTAAAGAGAAAATCCAAAAAGTGCGGCTAAAGCCcccaaaaaaactaaaactcTCCGGTGAGCCGCGCCCCTTgctatttttcttgttttggtttTTATCCTCTTCGTCTGCCTTGGATGTGCGGCAGCTCCAGGGAAAATGCATTTTGGCCCAAAATGACCGGAAAGGGCTCGTGTCcctttttcccaaaaatacCCTTTCAAGCCTTCAATTCAATTTCCTTCCCGATGACTGCCAAAGTGGCCTTAATTGTGGCATTTTTTATCTACTctctgaaataaatgtaaattatgaaaaatgagtagaatccagcaattaatccacatcaagtcaggtaataggggaaattaatgataaaataaatagtaaaattacgACCTATCACTAACAACAGGTTAAGCGGGCACATACCTAAAGAAATTGGAAATCTGGAGAAGCTCAAGGAGTTATACCTCATCACCAACAACTTAACAGGTAATAATTGTGCTTTGCCTTTGTATACTCACATGGTCAAACAGCGgttaatagtttttttttttccctgtttGACACAAGGATTAGAAAAGCgtgttcaagtgaaatcaaaagATATATACATACCATTCATACTGTtcagatgaaatcaaataagtATATACAtaggttttaaaaaaatattcatacacatgatcaatgagggataaaaaaaatcattttgtgaaatgttaaGGAtcgaaaaattcattttgtaaaatgtgataaacgaaaaaaaatttttttgtgaaatgtgagaacTATGGAAtgaattatgtaaaatttgatttgatattcTGTCCTTAAAAAATGCTCACGTACAAGATACATAATGGATTCCAGCCAAAAACTAGTTGAAAACTTAGATAAgaaccaaatttgatcaatgtaaatttgcaagggacgtaaaattacacttctaaaagtaagggacgaaaacaatcattttgcaaaatgtgagaaaCGTTTTAAACGATTTTCTCTTTTCAAAAAATGGTCAAAATTGTCATCAATTAGACAAATTACAAATGCACGTTTGTTTTAGGCATGATTTAACATACCTCCCCTAACATTCATGACAATTATAGGTGGTACCctctaaatttgaaaaattacacctacATCTCCTCTTGGTGtatttatcccaaataatatttcgctttcatcataaacacattttccaacccacctttttatattctcaaccacctttttatctcacatacatcacatcacaaaaagtgttacaatagttattctaaataatatttcaaataatacccaatccaaacaaaccaaaaaatGACCTTTACGAACTACAAAATGCAACGGCTCCATGGAGGGAATAATGCATTTGaagttaaatttaaaaaatcatttaatagagaaaaaaaagaagaagaatgacAGCAATAGATTCTATCTCGTCTTAGCCACCAAAATCACCTAAATCTTTCTCAATATGGTCATAGTTTGGGAGGGAGAAGAATTTAGATTCCTATAAACAATAAAGTGTTACTGAACTAGCatccaagtttttttttttttttataattctGCCAGCatgaataattttttattttgagggAAAAGGAATGGATTTGGTAGATAATTTTCTTAAAGTATGTGAGTAGTATTTTTAGTTCAAAATTATTAAGGAACTTTGTATTTGTGGAGGAAAATCAAGTAAGGGTGATTTAGGATTATCAATAGCAATATTTTGTTTACATCAGCAAAGTGAGCCCCAAACAAATTTCTAAAAAAGGtttttactttttcaaacttagAGGGTATTGCTTGCAATTGTCATAAACCTTAGGGAAGGTTTGTGAAACTGTTCCTTTGTTTTAAGTAAATCCATGTTTGCATTCTGTCGGATGTGGATGTAAGAAGCAGAGGATTGTAAACTTGAAAGGGCAAGACATATATGGAGGTGAATATGGAGAAAATTAGATTATTTTCAAACTTTTACGGAGGAGAGTTGTAATATTACAAGTGGCTaaagttgaaattttaaaaattggaAGGTCTAGGTTcaaatttcctttttccctcgCTACTTTTTTAAATCTTATCCTTCTCTTGctataatataaaattaaaaatttcccTTTGGGCAGCCTGCTGCTGCAACGTCCCTCTCTGATTCTTTATTCCAAAAGTTTAAAACATGATTACCAACACAAAATGTCGCTTGCTAGTTAGATTTCGATCAACTAAGACCGTCTTCAATATATCTCTAAAATGAATATGATTAATTTTGTCTTGACATCAAATTGTTAGGTGTAATTCCCCGAGAGATTGGCAATCTATACGGTTTAGAGCTTCTCGTATTGGGGAGTAACAACTTGACAGGTAAATGTACAGCTTCACCATTACTTGGAGTAAGTTTTGGGTGAAATGAATTCATGTCATATCTATTTGAATGTCCATAAACTTCATCAGATACTCCTACTTTCTATGGAAAACATCCACTAAAGCAAACTTAGAAGTTCCTGAAGAGGTCTATATATATTCCTTGGACGTAACTACTTAGAAAGTTTGTCACAACATTTACATACTTTAGACAAGCATAAATCCAATGATTATTAACCACATTTTTACATttaccatctttttttttttattaacccCTTTCTGTGCTGCATTGGAACGATTATTATGTGGAGAAACATTTTATATTATTCGCTCTACCATTTTTTTGGTATTTGTGATGTTAGCTGCTTGCCGACTTGTATGATTGGCAAGCATGTATGGTGAAGATTCACAACTCACAGGTAATTTCTGAACCAGATTCTCTTACTAAGTTGTTGGCTAAGTATGATGATGTCTTTGCAGAACCAAACACCCTTCCCCCAAATAGATGCCATGATCACCAAATTCCCCTCAAACCAGATGCCCAACCATTCAAAATTCCTCCCTACAGATACCCTCATGTACAAAAAAATGAGATTGACAGACAGGTGAAAGATATGTTGAACTCTGGCCTTATACAAGATAGCCATAGCCCCTTTGCATCACCTGCTCTTTTagtaaaaaagaaagatgggagcTAGAGGCTTTGTATTGATTATAGGCAACTGAACAACCTCACTATTAAAGATAAATTTCCTATACCTATTATAGATGATTTATTGGATTAACTATATGGAGCCAAgattttttctaaaattgatcTGAGATCGGGCTATCACCAAATCAGGATGAATCCTGATGACATCCATAAAACTGCTTTTAGGACTCATTCTGGTCTATATGAATTCTTTGTCATGCCATTTGGTCTAACAAACGCCCCAGCCACCTTTCAAGCACTAATGAACTCTGTCTTTGAACCTTATATAAGGAAATTTGTTCTTGTgttctttgatgacattttaATCTATAGTCCAGACTCCAAGAGTCACCTACACCACTTATCCATAGTTTTGGAAACCCTGAGACAACACTCTTTGTTTGCAAAGATATCTAAGTGCTCTTTTGGTCAAGACCAAGTAGAGTATCTGGGACACATAATTACTAGTGCAGGGGTGAAAACTGATCCATCCAAGGTGGAAGCTATGCTGTCCTGGCCAACGCCCTCCTGTGTAAAGGCTCTCAGAGGATTCTTGGGCTTGACAGGTTACTATAGGAGGTTTGTTAAGGGGTATGGGGAGATTGCTAAGCCTCTTACTGAACTGCTAAAAAGGGATCAATTTGCATGGAGTACTGCTGCAGAAACTGCATTCCAACAATTGAAGCTGGCAATGAGTGCAGCACCAGTGTTGGCATTACCTGACTTCTCAAAGCCATTCCTGCTGGAAACTGATGCCAGTCAGAAAGCCATTGGTGCTGTTCTAATGCAACAGGGGAGGCCAATAGCTTATTACAGCCAAGTACTGGGACAGAATAATCAAGCCAGGTCTACCTATGAGAAGGAACTCTTATCACTCATCACTGCAGTTCACAAGTGGAAACACTACTTGATGGGACACCATTTCATTATCAAAACTGATCATGAGAGTCTCAAATACTTGTTGGATCAGAAAATTAACACCTCTCTCCAACAAAAATGGCTGGTTAAACTTATGGGAATGGATTATGAGATTCAATacaaaaaagggaaggaaaatgTAGTTGCTGATGCCTTGTCAAGGAGGGGTGACTTGGAGAATACAGCAGAAACATCTGTGCATACTATCACTGCCATCAAGCCTCAGTGGTTGACCATGGTAGTTGAGAGCTACAACAGTGATGAGATGGCCAAGGAGGTTCTGCTGAAGTTAGCTATGGGAGCTGACGCATTACCAGATTACTCCTATAACCAGGGAATTCTAAGGTTCAAAGGAAGGGTGTGGATAGGAGCAGATTCTGAATTAAGACAAAGGCTGGTTTCCTGTTTTCATGATTCTAGTCTTGGGGGACATTCTGGGAATCTTGGTACTTATCAGAGGATTAAGAGTTATCTATACTAGCCTGGAATGAAGAAGGAAGTGGAGCAATATGTACAGAGCTGTGAGGTCTGCaaaaggagcaaaaatgaaaattgccCCTATCCAGGTTTGCTGCAGCCACTGGCCATACCTGACCAAGCTTGGCAACAAATTTCTATGGATTTCATAGAGGGATTACCCAAGTCCTTTGGTTGTAATGTGATCTACGTGGTGGTGGACAGATTCACTAAATACGCCCATTTTATTCCAATGACCTCTCACTATACTGCTAAAAGTGTCGCAGAGGCATTCTTTGATCAGATTTTTAGGTTGCATGGCCTACCAACACACATTGTCTCTGATAGGGACAAGGCTTTTACTAGCTTGTTCTGGCAAGAGCTCTTCAAAATGCTAGGCACAGAATTAAATCTGTCATCTGCATATCATCCTCAGTCTGATGGACAGACTGAGAGGGTGAATAGGTGTGTGGAAAATTACCTGAGAAGTATGTGTATGTATCAACCAGGGAAATGGAGGAAATGGCTACCTGCTGCAGAGTGGTGGTACAACACTAACCACCATAATAGCTTACAAATGTCTCCCTTTCAGGCCTTGTATGGTTACAAGCCTACTCAGATGAACCTGAGGCCTGATAGCACACTAGTAGCTGCAGTGGAGGATTGGGCACAAGAACGAGTGGGCTGGAACTCCTTGCTCAAGGAGAATCTGTTGAAGGCTCAGAACAGGATGAAACAAATGGCAGATAAAGGGAGGAGTGACAGGGAATTTGAAGTAGGAGAATGGGCTTATTTGAAGCTTCAACCTTACAGACAAACTTCTGTAGCTGTAAGAAGGAACATAAAACTGGCGGCTAAGTATTATGGGCCATATCAAGTAGAGCAAAAGTTGGGGACTGTAGCTTACAGGTTGAAGTTACCAGCAGGATCAACCATACATCCTGTTTTCCATGTCTCCTTACTCAAGAAGTCACCTAAGGGGGCTCCTCTTAGCACTGCCTTGCCTACCCTAAATGATGATGGAGAGTTTGGTGTTGCTCCCTCAGCAGTTATAGACCAGAGGACAATCTTTAGAAAAGGGCAAGAGGTCGAACAGGTGTTGGTGCAATGGGAAAACATGGAACCTGAGGAAGTCACCTGGGAAGATTGGACATTCATTCATGCTCAATTCCCTACTTTCCAATTTAATCAATCCTAGAGACTAGGATTATTTTTAGGGAGAGGCATTGTTATGACCTGAATTCATGGGAAGCTATTAAACTAACTACCAGAAAGAGTCAGCAGAGGAGGTAGCATGAGAAATGGGAGCACAGGGGAAGAATCACGTGACCAAGCCTGGTCCTAACAGAATGAAGAGTTTTGGCGGGAAAGTTAGTTAATTGCTAGCAATCTGGTATTTGAAAGAACACTAGGATTTGTATAAGTATTACATCTGCAATTGTAATAAGCATCAGATTCATTGTTGCTTAATTCTCTTCTCAATAATATCTCAGTCTCTCTCATTATCTTTTCCCTCCTCCCTCTGAAATTCTTCTCCTTTCTCCCTCATGATTTCTCTTCTTCTATCTTCCCTACTGATATAATTCAGTTTCTCGACTCCAATCTTCAACACCTCTCCTTTCTTGTTTCTCTTGATTTGAGAAACAACTACTTCCACGGCAATCTGCCCGAAGAGTTGTCACACCTGCGCCGCCTGAGGTTCGTCAGGTTAACCTCTAACAGCTTCACTGGAGAGATTCCAATCTGGTTTGGTCACTTCCCAGAACTCCAGTTCCTGTTTCTGGACAGCAATGGTTTTAGTGGTTTTATTTCTCCTCCTATC from Coffea eugenioides isolate CCC68of chromosome 8, Ceug_1.0, whole genome shotgun sequence encodes the following:
- the LOC113780793 gene encoding uncharacterized protein LOC113780793, translating into MGGAQSSGGGLGAAASPHGLRWWRSASWAARAVGSSGVACGSGASAAAVKLEWKQRVIPREIGNLYGLELLVLGSNNLTGKCTASPLLGLLADLYDWQACMVKIHNSQVISEPDSLTKLLAKYDDVFAEPNTLPPNRCHDHQIPLKPDAQPFKIPPYRYPHVQKNEIDRQVKDMLNSGLIQDSHSPFASPALLVKKKDGS